In Streptomyces sp. NBC_00569, a single genomic region encodes these proteins:
- a CDS encoding aldehyde dehydrogenase family protein — protein sequence MHDILNPATEEVIATIHGTSRDQVDAAVLRAHRAQRGWAAAAPADRARLLRRFAAVVDEHVEELARLEVREAGHTIGNARWEAGNVRDLLDYAAGGVERLTGRQIPVAGGLDITILEPLGVVGVIAPWNFPMPIAAWGTAPALAAGNAVILKPAETTPLTALRLAELALEAGLPEYLFQVLPGAGDVAGAALVEHPGVAKIVFTGSTRVGKHIMAECAGQVKRVTLELGGKSPNIVFADADIEAAAAATPMSFLDNAGQDCCARTRILVQRSVYDRFLGLLAPAIESVVVGDPADEKTQMGPLISKSQLERVRSYVDGSAAAVRGSAPEGAGFWFPPTVLTDTAPDAPAASEEVFGPVAVVLPFDDEADAVRLANATEYGLSGSLWTRDVGRALRVAGAVRAGNLSVNSHSSVRYSTPFGGYKQSGVGRELGPDALTAFTETKNVFISTEGPAQ from the coding sequence GTGCACGACATCCTCAACCCGGCGACCGAAGAAGTCATCGCCACGATCCACGGGACCTCCCGCGACCAGGTCGACGCCGCGGTGCTGCGCGCCCACCGGGCGCAGCGCGGCTGGGCGGCCGCGGCCCCCGCCGACCGGGCCCGCCTCCTGCGCCGCTTCGCCGCCGTCGTCGACGAGCACGTCGAGGAACTCGCCCGCCTGGAGGTCCGCGAGGCCGGACACACCATCGGCAACGCCCGCTGGGAGGCCGGCAACGTCCGCGACCTGCTCGACTACGCGGCCGGGGGAGTGGAGCGGCTCACCGGCCGCCAGATCCCCGTCGCCGGCGGCCTCGACATCACGATCCTCGAACCCCTCGGCGTCGTCGGTGTCATCGCGCCCTGGAACTTCCCCATGCCGATCGCCGCGTGGGGCACGGCCCCGGCGCTCGCCGCCGGGAACGCGGTGATCCTCAAGCCCGCCGAGACGACCCCGCTCACCGCGCTCCGCCTCGCCGAACTCGCCCTGGAAGCAGGCCTTCCCGAGTACCTCTTCCAGGTCCTTCCCGGCGCGGGAGACGTGGCGGGAGCCGCCCTCGTGGAGCACCCCGGCGTCGCCAAGATCGTGTTCACCGGCTCCACCCGCGTCGGCAAACACATCATGGCCGAGTGCGCCGGCCAGGTGAAGCGCGTGACCCTGGAACTCGGCGGCAAGAGCCCGAACATCGTGTTCGCCGACGCCGACATCGAGGCGGCCGCCGCGGCGACCCCCATGTCGTTCCTCGACAACGCCGGCCAGGACTGCTGCGCCCGCACCCGCATCCTCGTCCAGCGGTCCGTGTACGACCGGTTCCTCGGGCTGCTCGCGCCCGCGATCGAGTCCGTCGTCGTCGGCGACCCCGCCGACGAGAAGACCCAGATGGGCCCGCTCATCTCCAAGTCCCAGCTGGAACGCGTCCGTTCGTACGTCGACGGGTCAGCGGCCGCAGTGCGGGGCAGCGCCCCCGAGGGCGCCGGATTCTGGTTCCCGCCGACCGTCCTCACCGACACCGCCCCCGACGCGCCCGCCGCCTCCGAGGAGGTCTTCGGGCCCGTCGCCGTCGTCCTGCCCTTCGACGACGAGGCCGACGCGGTCCGGCTCGCCAACGCCACCGAGTACGGGCTCTCCGGGTCCCTGTGGACCCGTGACGTGGGGCGCGCCCTGCGCGTCGCCGGGGCGGTCCGCGCCGGGAACCTCTCGGTCAACTCCCACTCCAGCGTCCGCTACTCGACCCCGTTCGGCGGCTACAAGCAGTCCGGCGTCGGCCGCGAACTGGGCCCCGACGCCCTCACCGCCTTCACCGAGACCAAGAACGTCTTCATCAGCACGGAGGGTCCCGCACAGTGA
- a CDS encoding haloacid dehalogenase-like hydrolase → MRNRDVAAWTSAVVTVLVATALVSPAAAATSAPTTDRACPQLSKKLSWYGQNRARLQRMIDERGTCSGHHGPRPVAAFDWDNTVSKNDVTDATIAWSLKHDKILRPASWKKTSKWLTDDADKALTAACGTAVPVGAPLPTSTDTDCTDEIFNIRESGRTMSGAAAFAGEWNHRRTVPQYAWVPQLFAGHTVPELESYAAQARREALAAPVGSTQTLGTHTIPGYVRYYEQQRDLIRTLQKAGFDVYIVSAGSEPVTEVWSGGRGGVGIDRAHTIAIRSVLDSKGRITTYNEGCGGVGRTQGEAIPYIDGKRCWINQDIFHVKGKSAWEKQRRSKRIALGGGDADTDVTFVGDATGAHLVLNRNKNEVMCRAYDNADGRWVVNPMFIEPLPRKSGSYPCSTAAYNQPEGGFGPVLRPDGSVVPDRADAVY, encoded by the coding sequence ATGCGTAACAGAGATGTTGCCGCGTGGACTTCAGCCGTGGTCACCGTCCTGGTGGCCACGGCTCTCGTCTCTCCTGCGGCCGCCGCCACGTCCGCTCCCACCACCGACCGGGCCTGCCCGCAGCTCTCGAAGAAGCTGTCCTGGTACGGCCAGAACCGGGCCAGGCTCCAGCGCATGATCGACGAGCGCGGGACCTGCTCCGGCCACCACGGGCCCCGGCCCGTCGCCGCGTTCGACTGGGACAACACCGTTTCCAAGAACGACGTCACCGACGCGACGATCGCCTGGTCGCTCAAGCACGACAAGATCCTGCGGCCCGCGAGCTGGAAGAAGACCAGCAAGTGGCTGACCGACGACGCCGACAAGGCACTGACCGCCGCCTGCGGCACCGCCGTACCGGTCGGTGCGCCCCTGCCGACCTCCACCGACACCGACTGCACCGACGAGATCTTCAACATCCGCGAGTCCGGCAGGACCATGAGCGGCGCCGCCGCCTTCGCCGGTGAGTGGAACCACCGCCGCACCGTGCCCCAGTACGCCTGGGTGCCGCAGCTGTTCGCCGGACACACCGTCCCCGAACTGGAGTCGTACGCCGCCCAGGCCCGCCGCGAGGCCCTGGCCGCACCCGTCGGCTCGACCCAGACGCTCGGCACGCACACCATCCCCGGCTACGTGCGCTACTACGAGCAGCAGCGCGACCTCATCCGCACGCTGCAGAAGGCCGGGTTCGACGTCTACATCGTGTCGGCCGGGTCCGAGCCCGTGACCGAGGTGTGGTCGGGCGGCCGGGGCGGCGTCGGCATCGACCGTGCCCACACCATCGCCATCCGCTCCGTCCTCGACAGCAAGGGCCGCATCACCACCTACAACGAAGGCTGCGGCGGGGTCGGACGCACCCAGGGCGAGGCCATCCCGTACATCGACGGCAAGCGCTGCTGGATCAACCAGGACATCTTCCATGTCAAGGGCAAGTCGGCCTGGGAGAAGCAGCGTCGGAGCAAGCGCATCGCCCTCGGTGGCGGTGACGCCGACACCGACGTCACCTTCGTCGGCGACGCCACCGGCGCGCACCTCGTGCTCAACCGCAACAAGAACGAGGTGATGTGCCGCGCCTACGACAACGCCGACGGGCGCTGGGTCGTGAACCCCATGTTCATCGAACCGCTCCCGCGCAAGTCCGGCAGCTACCCCTGCTCCACGGCCGCGTACAACCAGCCCGAGGGCGGCTTCGGCCCGGTCCTGCGCCCGGACGGCTCCGTCGTGCCCGACCGGGCGGACGCGGTGTACTGA
- a CDS encoding FadR/GntR family transcriptional regulator: MSHTDGDDRLTPVLRPVRAGNGFEEALEQILQVVRLGLVPGGERLPSERELADRLGISRVTLREVLKVLQDQGLVESRRGRYGGTFVVARTDAPSEDELRRRLKDVDVEDALRFREVLEVGAAGLCAAHGLTDEQAARLRDALARTHDAPLADYRRLDTLLHLTLAELCGSPSLTAQYAAVRAKVNDLLDCIPLLVRNLEHSQRQHTALVEAVLDGDADGAREMMREHCAGTAALLRGFLT; the protein is encoded by the coding sequence ATGTCGCACACGGATGGCGACGACCGGCTCACGCCGGTGCTGCGGCCCGTGCGGGCGGGCAACGGATTCGAGGAGGCCCTGGAGCAGATCCTCCAGGTCGTCCGCCTCGGCCTGGTGCCGGGGGGCGAACGCCTGCCCTCCGAGCGGGAGTTGGCGGACCGGCTCGGCATCAGCAGGGTGACCCTGCGGGAGGTCCTGAAGGTGCTCCAGGACCAGGGCCTGGTCGAGTCGCGGCGCGGGCGCTACGGCGGCACGTTCGTGGTGGCGCGCACGGACGCGCCCAGTGAGGACGAGCTGCGCCGCCGCCTCAAGGACGTGGACGTCGAGGACGCGCTGCGCTTCCGGGAGGTCCTGGAGGTCGGCGCGGCCGGCCTGTGCGCCGCCCACGGCCTCACGGACGAACAGGCGGCGCGGCTGCGCGACGCCCTCGCGCGCACCCACGACGCACCCCTCGCCGACTACCGCCGGCTCGACACGCTGCTGCATCTCACGCTCGCCGAGCTGTGCGGGTCGCCCTCGCTCACGGCGCAGTACGCGGCGGTGCGCGCGAAGGTGAACGACCTCCTCGACTGCATCCCGCTGTTGGTACGGAACCTGGAGCATTCTCAGCGCCAGCACACGGCGCTGGTGGAGGCGGTGCTCGACGGGGACGCGGACGGGGCGCGGGAGATGATGCGCGAGCACTGCGCCGGCACCGCCGCTCTCCTGCGGGGCTTCCTGACCTGA
- a CDS encoding 3-oxoacyl-ACP reductase — protein sequence MTENICRRLTGRTAVITGAGSGIGLATARRLASEGANVVCADIDESAGKKAAEEVGGTFVQVDVTDAEQVEALFRTAYDTYGSVDIAFNNAGISPPDDDSILDTGLEAWKRVQEVNLTSVFLCCKAAIPYMRQQGKGSIINTASFVARMGAATSQISYTASKGGVLAMSRELGVQFAREGIRVNALCPGPVNTPLLQELFAKDPERAARRLVHIPVGRFADADEIAAAVAFLASDDSSFVNATDFLVDGGISGAYVTPL from the coding sequence GTGACAGAGAACATCTGCCGCCGCCTCACCGGCCGCACCGCCGTCATCACCGGAGCCGGCAGCGGCATCGGCCTCGCCACCGCCCGCCGCCTCGCCTCCGAGGGCGCGAACGTGGTCTGCGCCGACATCGACGAGAGCGCCGGCAAGAAGGCCGCCGAAGAGGTCGGCGGCACCTTCGTCCAGGTCGACGTCACCGACGCCGAACAGGTCGAGGCCCTCTTCAGGACCGCGTACGACACCTACGGCTCGGTCGACATCGCCTTCAACAACGCCGGGATCTCGCCCCCCGACGACGACTCCATCCTGGACACGGGCCTGGAGGCCTGGAAGCGCGTCCAGGAGGTCAACCTCACCTCCGTCTTCCTGTGCTGCAAGGCCGCCATCCCCTACATGCGGCAGCAGGGCAAGGGCTCCATCATCAACACCGCCTCGTTCGTGGCACGGATGGGTGCGGCGACCTCCCAGATCTCGTACACGGCCTCCAAGGGCGGCGTCCTCGCCATGTCGCGCGAGCTCGGCGTGCAGTTCGCCCGCGAGGGCATCAGGGTCAACGCCCTGTGCCCGGGCCCGGTCAACACCCCGCTCCTCCAGGAGCTGTTCGCCAAGGATCCCGAGCGCGCCGCGCGACGCCTCGTGCACATCCCGGTCGGCCGCTTCGCGGACGCCGACGAGATCGCCGCCGCCGTGGCCTTCCTCGCCAGCGACGACTCCTCGTTCGTGAACGCCACCGACTTCCTCGTCGACGGCGGCATCTCGGGGGCGTACGTCACGCCTCTGTAG
- a CDS encoding glutamine synthetase family protein yields the protein MADRTPPLGVEELTSLVESGEIDTVVLAFPDMQGRLQGKRFAARFFLDEVLAHGTEGCNYLLAVDTEMNTVDGYEMSSWDRGYGDFAMHADLSTLRRVPWNDGTAMLIADLAWNDASPVVAAPRQILRRQLDRLAELGYSAHVGTELEFIVFKDTYEQAWDAGYKNLTPANQYNVDYSVLGTGRIEPLLRRIRNDMAAAGLVVESAKGECNPGQHEIVFRYDEALVTCDQHAIYKTGAKEIAAQEGVSLTFMAKFNEREGNSCHIHLSLQSIDEPGTNVMAGTADDPGGMSPVMRHFLAGQLAALRDFSLLYAPNINSYKRFQPGSFAPTAAAWGYDNRTCALRVVGHGRSMRFENRLPGGDVNPHLAVAGLVAAGLYGIEQKLELPEECTGNAYTGEYEHVPTTLREAAELWENSPIAKAAFGDEVVAHYRNMARVELDAFDAAVTDWELRRSFERL from the coding sequence GTGGCAGACCGCACACCCCCGCTCGGCGTCGAGGAGCTCACGTCCCTCGTCGAGAGTGGAGAGATCGACACTGTCGTCCTGGCCTTCCCCGATATGCAAGGGCGGCTCCAGGGCAAGCGGTTCGCCGCCCGCTTCTTCCTCGACGAGGTCCTCGCCCACGGCACGGAGGGCTGCAACTACCTCCTCGCCGTCGACACCGAGATGAACACGGTCGACGGATACGAGATGTCCTCCTGGGACCGCGGCTACGGCGACTTCGCCATGCACGCCGACCTCTCCACCCTGCGCCGCGTCCCCTGGAACGACGGCACCGCGATGCTCATCGCGGACCTGGCGTGGAACGACGCCTCGCCCGTCGTGGCCGCACCCCGGCAGATCCTGCGCCGCCAGCTCGACCGGCTCGCCGAACTCGGCTACTCCGCCCACGTCGGCACGGAGCTCGAGTTCATCGTCTTCAAGGACACCTACGAGCAGGCCTGGGACGCGGGCTACAAGAACCTGACCCCGGCCAACCAGTACAACGTCGACTACTCGGTCCTCGGCACCGGACGCATCGAGCCGCTCCTGCGCCGTATCCGCAACGACATGGCCGCGGCCGGCCTCGTCGTCGAGTCCGCCAAGGGCGAGTGCAACCCGGGCCAGCACGAGATCGTGTTCCGCTACGACGAGGCCCTCGTCACCTGCGACCAGCACGCCATCTACAAGACCGGCGCCAAGGAGATCGCGGCCCAGGAGGGTGTCTCGCTCACCTTCATGGCCAAGTTCAACGAGCGCGAGGGCAACTCCTGTCACATCCACCTCTCGCTCCAGTCGATCGACGAGCCCGGCACCAACGTCATGGCGGGCACCGCGGACGACCCCGGCGGGATGTCACCGGTGATGCGGCACTTCCTCGCGGGCCAGCTCGCCGCGCTGCGCGACTTCTCACTGCTCTACGCGCCCAACATCAACTCGTACAAGCGCTTCCAGCCGGGCTCCTTCGCGCCGACCGCGGCCGCGTGGGGCTACGACAACCGCACCTGCGCGCTCCGCGTCGTCGGCCACGGCCGCTCGATGCGCTTCGAGAACCGCCTGCCCGGCGGCGACGTGAACCCCCACCTCGCGGTCGCCGGACTCGTGGCCGCCGGCCTGTACGGCATCGAGCAGAAGCTCGAACTGCCCGAGGAGTGCACCGGAAACGCCTACACCGGCGAGTACGAGCACGTTCCCACGACGCTGCGCGAGGCAGCCGAGCTGTGGGAGAACAGCCCCATCGCCAAGGCCGCGTTCGGCGACGAGGTCGTCGCGCACTACCGCAACATGGCGCGGGTCGAACTGGACGCGTTCGACGCCGCCGTCACCGACTGGGAACTCCGCAGGTCGTTCGAAAGGCTCTAG
- a CDS encoding amino acid deaminase/aldolase produces MTPRAADRARYDRATAHLDAPLAIVDLDAFDANADDLVRRAGGKPIRVASKSVRCRALLERVLARDGFAGIMSFTLAESLWLARSGFEDVLLAYPSADRAAFAELAHDPKLAAAVTVMVDDPAQLRLMDDARDGGREEIRVCLELDTSWQVLGGRVRVGARRSPLRSPAQVADMARSVARRPGFRLVGLMAYEGHVAGVGDAVAGRPVRSRAIRLMQAAARKELAVRRAEVVRAVRTVAPDLEFVNGGGTGSVQHTAAERAVTEIAAGSGLYVPRLFDNYTSFTGRPAALFAQPVVRRPGVGVVTVLGGGYPASGAPGADRLPVPYLPEGLRYDPQEGPGEVQTPLLGSPADDLLIGDKVWFRHAKAGELCERFDVLRLVEGDTVTATVPTYRGEGYTFL; encoded by the coding sequence ATGACACCCCGCGCAGCCGACAGGGCCCGCTACGACCGGGCCACCGCTCATCTCGACGCCCCGCTCGCGATCGTCGATCTGGACGCGTTCGACGCCAACGCGGACGACCTGGTGAGGCGGGCGGGCGGAAAGCCGATCCGCGTCGCGAGCAAGTCGGTGCGCTGCCGGGCCCTCCTCGAACGGGTGCTGGCCAGGGACGGTTTCGCCGGGATCATGTCGTTCACGCTCGCGGAGTCCCTGTGGCTGGCGCGGTCCGGTTTCGAGGACGTGCTGCTCGCGTATCCGTCGGCGGACCGGGCCGCCTTCGCCGAGCTCGCGCACGACCCGAAGCTGGCGGCGGCGGTCACGGTGATGGTCGACGACCCGGCCCAGCTGCGGCTGATGGACGACGCGCGGGACGGCGGGCGCGAGGAGATCAGGGTCTGTCTGGAACTGGACACCTCGTGGCAGGTGCTCGGCGGCCGCGTGCGGGTCGGCGCCCGCCGCTCCCCGCTCCGCTCCCCCGCCCAAGTCGCCGACATGGCGCGCTCCGTGGCCCGGCGGCCGGGGTTCCGGCTCGTGGGTCTGATGGCGTACGAGGGGCATGTCGCGGGTGTCGGGGACGCGGTCGCGGGGCGGCCGGTGCGGTCGCGGGCGATCCGGCTGATGCAGGCGGCGGCCCGCAAGGAGCTCGCGGTCAGGCGGGCCGAAGTGGTGCGCGCGGTACGGACGGTGGCGCCGGACCTGGAGTTCGTGAACGGCGGCGGCACGGGCAGCGTGCAGCACACCGCGGCCGAGCGCGCGGTGACCGAGATCGCTGCGGGGTCTGGTCTCTATGTGCCGCGCCTGTTCGACAATTACACGTCGTTCACGGGCCGGCCCGCCGCCCTGTTCGCGCAGCCCGTGGTGCGCAGGCCGGGCGTCGGGGTCGTGACCGTGCTCGGCGGCGGCTATCCGGCGTCGGGCGCACCGGGAGCCGACCGGCTGCCGGTCCCGTATCTCCCGGAGGGCCTGCGCTACGACCCGCAGGAGGGCCCGGGCGAGGTGCAGACACCGCTCCTCGGGTCGCCCGCCGACGATCTGCTGATCGGCGACAAGGTGTGGTTCCGGCATGCGAAGGCCGGCGAGTTGTGCGAGCGGTTCGACGTGCTGCGCCTGGTGGAGGGCGACACGGTGACGGCGACCGTGCCGACGTACCGCGGCGAGGGCTACACGTTCCTCTGA
- the eat gene encoding ethanolamine permease translates to MTLDTQNTRPTGDTGDDYLERRTLRRGSAGWLLLTGLGVAYVVSGDYSGWNFGLAQGGFGGLGIAMALMGVMYACMVFSLAELSSVLPTAGGGYGFARRALGPWGGFLTGTAILIEYVLAPAAISIFIGDYVESLGLFGLTSGWPVYLACFLVFIGIHLWGVGEALRFSFVVTGIAVAALLVFAVAAFTDFDASRLNDIPVDTGAFGANSWLPMGLLGIWAAFPFGMWFFLGVEGVPLAAEETKDPARTLPRAIRWSMAILVVLAVLTFLASSGARGSAAVQGAGNPLVEALQPGGRATALSRIVNYAGLAGLVASFFSLIYAGSRQLFALSRAGYLPRFLSLTSRRKAPYLGLLVPGAIGFALAAATGDGARMLNVAVFGATISYALMSLSHIVLRRREPGLERPYRTPGGVLTSSVALVLACAALVATFLVDVTAALIALGVYAVAVGYFGAYSRRHLVARAPEEEFAALAAAEAELERD, encoded by the coding sequence ATGACCTTGGACACCCAGAACACCCGCCCCACCGGTGACACGGGGGACGACTATCTGGAACGCAGAACGCTGCGCCGCGGCAGCGCGGGCTGGCTGCTCCTGACCGGGCTCGGCGTCGCGTACGTCGTCTCCGGCGACTACTCGGGCTGGAACTTCGGCCTGGCGCAGGGCGGCTTCGGCGGCCTCGGGATCGCGATGGCCCTGATGGGCGTCATGTACGCGTGCATGGTGTTCTCGCTGGCCGAGCTGTCCTCGGTGCTGCCCACCGCGGGCGGCGGCTACGGCTTCGCGCGCCGCGCCCTCGGCCCCTGGGGCGGCTTCCTCACCGGCACGGCCATCCTCATCGAGTACGTCCTCGCGCCGGCCGCCATCTCCATCTTCATCGGCGACTACGTCGAGTCGCTCGGCCTGTTCGGCCTGACCTCCGGCTGGCCGGTCTACCTGGCCTGCTTCCTCGTCTTCATCGGCATCCACCTGTGGGGCGTGGGAGAGGCGCTGCGCTTCAGCTTCGTCGTCACCGGCATCGCGGTCGCGGCGCTGCTCGTCTTCGCGGTCGCCGCGTTCACCGACTTCGACGCGTCGAGGCTCAACGACATCCCCGTGGACACGGGCGCGTTCGGCGCCAACTCCTGGCTCCCCATGGGCCTGTTGGGGATCTGGGCGGCGTTCCCGTTCGGCATGTGGTTCTTCCTGGGCGTGGAGGGCGTGCCGCTCGCGGCCGAGGAGACCAAGGACCCGGCGCGCACCCTGCCCCGCGCCATCCGCTGGTCCATGGCGATCCTCGTGGTCCTCGCCGTCCTGACGTTCCTCGCCTCGTCGGGGGCGCGCGGCTCGGCCGCCGTCCAGGGGGCGGGCAACCCGCTCGTCGAGGCGCTCCAGCCCGGCGGCAGGGCGACCGCGCTGAGCCGCATCGTGAACTACGCGGGGCTCGCGGGCCTGGTCGCGTCGTTCTTCTCCCTCATCTACGCGGGCTCGCGCCAGCTCTTCGCGCTCTCCCGCGCGGGCTACCTCCCCCGCTTCCTGTCGCTCACCAGCCGGCGCAAGGCGCCCTACCTCGGCCTGCTCGTGCCGGGCGCGATCGGCTTCGCGCTGGCGGCCGCCACGGGGGACGGTGCCCGCATGCTGAACGTCGCGGTGTTCGGCGCGACGATCTCGTACGCTCTGATGTCCCTGTCGCACATCGTGCTGCGGCGCCGGGAACCGGGCCTCGAGCGGCCGTACCGCACTCCGGGCGGCGTGCTCACGTCCTCCGTGGCGCTGGTCCTCGCGTGCGCGGCGCTGGTCGCCACGTTCCTGGTGGACGTGACGGCGGCGCTGATCGCGCTCGGGGTGTACGCGGTGGCGGTCGGGTACTTCGGGGCCTACAGCCGCAGGCATCTGGTGGCGCGGGCCCCCGAGGAGGAGTTCGCGGCGCTCGCGGCGGCAGAGGCCGAACTGGAACGGGACTGA
- the mycP gene encoding type VII secretion-associated serine protease mycosin: MTRTAAAWRNAATALTAAAALALLPSTTAHADSIRAQQWGLDAMHTEEAWRTTKGKGITVAVLDTGVDDTHPDLKGNVLPAKDFVGFGAKRGDRSWARHGTAMAGIIAGHGHGPGGDDGVLGIAPQAKILPVRVILEDGDPARRQARSSRGSALADGIRWAADHGADVINLSLGDDSATAHPEATEDAAVQYALKKGSVVVASAGNGGKKGDHVSYPAAYPGVITATAVDRYLHRAPFSTRRWYATVSAPGNAIAIADPDRTYYSGWGTSAASAFVSGAVALVRAAHPGLTPAQIKQLLEDTARDAPSGGRDDSLGFGFVDPAAAIRKGDSLKPEGLRSATYSEKFFGTGPDAPDADGSTGWVGAVAGGLGVVLLAAAVYLWRGRRTVR, encoded by the coding sequence ATGACCCGCACGGCCGCCGCCTGGCGCAACGCCGCCACCGCGCTCACGGCCGCCGCGGCCCTCGCGCTGCTCCCGTCGACCACCGCCCACGCCGACTCCATCCGCGCCCAGCAGTGGGGCCTGGACGCCATGCACACCGAGGAGGCCTGGCGCACGACCAAGGGCAAGGGCATCACGGTCGCCGTCCTCGACACCGGTGTGGACGACACCCACCCCGACCTCAAGGGCAACGTCCTGCCCGCCAAGGACTTCGTCGGCTTCGGAGCCAAGCGGGGCGACCGCTCCTGGGCCCGGCACGGCACCGCCATGGCCGGGATCATCGCCGGTCACGGCCACGGCCCCGGCGGCGACGACGGCGTACTCGGCATCGCCCCCCAGGCGAAGATCCTGCCCGTCCGCGTGATCCTGGAGGACGGCGACCCGGCCCGCAGACAAGCCCGCTCCAGCCGGGGCAGCGCACTCGCCGACGGCATCCGCTGGGCCGCCGACCACGGCGCCGACGTCATCAACCTCTCCCTCGGCGACGACTCCGCCACCGCCCACCCGGAAGCCACCGAGGACGCCGCCGTCCAGTACGCCCTGAAGAAGGGCTCCGTCGTCGTCGCCTCCGCGGGCAACGGCGGCAAGAAGGGCGACCACGTCTCCTACCCGGCCGCGTACCCCGGAGTGATCACGGCCACCGCAGTCGACCGCTACCTCCACCGCGCCCCCTTCTCCACCCGCCGCTGGTACGCCACCGTCAGCGCCCCCGGCAACGCCATCGCGATCGCCGACCCCGACCGCACGTACTACTCGGGCTGGGGCACCAGCGCCGCCTCCGCGTTCGTCTCCGGCGCCGTCGCGCTGGTCCGCGCCGCCCACCCCGGGCTCACGCCCGCGCAGATCAAGCAGCTCCTCGAGGACACCGCCCGCGACGCCCCCTCGGGCGGCCGCGACGACTCCCTCGGCTTCGGCTTCGTCGACCCGGCGGCCGCGATCCGCAAGGGCGACTCCCTCAAGCCCGAGGGCCTGCGCTCGGCCACGTACTCGGAGAAGTTCTTCGGCACGGGACCCGACGCCCCCGACGCCGACGGCTCGACCGGCTGGGTGGGCGCCGTCGCGGGAGGCCTCGGCGTCGTACTCCTCGCGGCCGCCGTCTATCTGTGGCGCGGGCGTCGCACGGTCCGCTGA
- a CDS encoding DUF2510 domain-containing protein, whose protein sequence is MSMTPPPGWYPDPTAPPTERWWDGAAWTEHRRQPQNTPAAPQAFGPPVEPPLPAAGPQRPPAAPGRRARTVALAAAGIVLVASIATGAVLLGRGGDGPHTRTAPTASAPTPKDPTATASSAEPTPTEDASTAVDQLNGITLPVLDGWQKAENVVDDDMLITTPRTYDCPGDSGLCRHGTVVSRTVTGTDETSPEVIAERDIKDAANASYDKNGINQQPFGGIESHQRIAARQIAVAGRAGYLVRWKVKTGKGPGGYVQSVVFPSSVGSESLVTVRITVDAGKDAPPLSDMDRIVKGIKAVGDSGSDGGVGSSIGPTDTP, encoded by the coding sequence ATGAGCATGACGCCCCCGCCCGGCTGGTATCCGGACCCCACGGCCCCGCCCACCGAGCGATGGTGGGACGGGGCCGCGTGGACCGAGCACCGGCGGCAGCCGCAGAACACCCCGGCCGCGCCACAGGCTTTCGGGCCGCCCGTCGAGCCCCCGCTCCCGGCCGCGGGCCCGCAGCGCCCGCCCGCCGCACCGGGCCGCCGCGCCAGGACCGTCGCCCTGGCCGCCGCCGGCATCGTGCTCGTCGCCTCCATCGCCACCGGCGCCGTGCTGCTCGGCCGCGGCGGCGACGGCCCCCACACCCGCACGGCACCCACCGCGAGCGCCCCGACGCCCAAGGACCCGACCGCCACCGCGAGCAGCGCCGAGCCCACCCCCACCGAGGACGCGTCCACCGCCGTCGACCAGCTCAACGGCATCACGCTCCCCGTCCTCGACGGCTGGCAGAAGGCCGAGAACGTCGTCGACGACGACATGCTGATCACCACCCCGCGCACCTACGACTGCCCGGGCGACTCGGGGCTGTGCCGGCACGGCACCGTCGTCTCCCGCACCGTCACCGGGACCGACGAGACCTCACCCGAGGTCATCGCCGAACGGGACATCAAGGACGCCGCGAACGCCTCGTACGACAAGAACGGCATCAACCAGCAGCCCTTCGGCGGCATCGAGTCGCACCAGCGGATCGCCGCCCGCCAGATCGCAGTCGCCGGACGCGCCGGCTACCTCGTCCGCTGGAAGGTGAAGACCGGGAAGGGGCCCGGCGGTTACGTCCAGTCCGTCGTCTTCCCCTCCAGCGTCGGCTCCGAGTCCCTGGTGACCGTCCGCATCACCGTCGACGCCGGCAAGGACGCGCCGCCGCTCTCCGACATGGACCGCATCGTCAAGGGCATCAAGGCGGTCGGAGACAGCGGGTCGGACGGCGGCGTGGGCAGCAGCATCGGCCCCACCGACACGCCTTAG